The DNA segment GCGCCTGATCGAACCGGGAGAGGTCGCCGAGGCGGTGGCCTACCTGTGCAGCCCCCAGGCGTCCTTCGTCACCGGTACGTCCCTGGTCCTGGACGGCGGCTGGACGGCCCACTGAGCAGGTTCACGCACCGGTCAGCTCACGCCCCGTGACCACCTCGGAGTCGATCCGCACGAGCACGTCGTCGCGGACCGGCATCCAGGAGTCCGGCCCGTCGGGGAGCTCATGGCCGTCGGTGCCGGGCACCAGCACGGCGCGGCCGGTCACCACCACGCTCCAGCCGGAGCGGGTCGCCGCGTCGAACTCGTCCGCCTCGAAGGCGACCACGGCACCGTCGATGGCGCGCACGAGGTCCGAGCCCGCCGAGGTGCGCAGCAGCACGGCGGAGTCCGCGTCGAGGCAGAAGTTGACCGGGAGGACCGCGGGGAGGGCCTGCCTGGTGTACACGACCCGGCCGACCGGCACCCCGGCCAGCAGGCGCAGGCAGGTCTCCCGGTCGAGCGCGCGAAAGCCGTCGTTCTGGAGCACCAGCCCATCGTCCCCGCGCGGCCCCGGCCGGGATAGGGCCGGTCGGCCCTTGTCCGTGCCGACCGGGGCCGCGCGGTCATGGCTCAGACCAGCGCGGCCCGCAGCACCCCGAACGCGCCGCGCGGATCCGCCAGGGCGTGGTGGATGCCGGGGATCTCACGGTCGACGCCGAACAGCTCGTACACCGCGTGCATCGCGCCGCGCACCGAGTACTCGACGGTGAAGACGACGTCCTCCGGGACCTCGGTGTACTGGCCGAGGAAGGCGAAGTTCGCCGATCCGCGCGGCACCACGAGCGGCCGGTCGCCGGCCGTGCGCGGCGCGAACTGGCTGGTGATGTACGGCATCATGACCGGGATCACGGTCGTGGTCGCCGCCACGCTCTCCTCGATGCCGGACATGCCGAGGTGGCCGAGGAGTTCGGTCAGGATCTCCCGGCCGGTGCACGCGGCCATCGGCTTGCCGGTGACGTCGCCGGGCCGGT comes from the Streptomyces sp. SUK 48 genome and includes:
- a CDS encoding pyridoxamine 5'-phosphate oxidase family protein, encoding MLQNDGFRALDRETCLRLLAGVPVGRVVYTRQALPAVLPVNFCLDADSAVLLRTSAGSDLVRAIDGAVVAFEADEFDAATRSGWSVVVTGRAVLVPGTDGHELPDGPDSWMPVRDDVLVRIDSEVVTGRELTGA